In Carassius gibelio isolate Cgi1373 ecotype wild population from Czech Republic chromosome B13, carGib1.2-hapl.c, whole genome shotgun sequence, one genomic interval encodes:
- the LOC127970735 gene encoding hydroxycarboxylic acid receptor 2, producing the protein MTSNSSSHHCGNSTQDLVANVLPPILIIELLLGLPGNVMALCIFGKNFRTWRANVMFLFNLVLSDFLLLISLPFRIDNFMRGEKWIFGDAWCRINLFMLSVNRSASIAFMTAVAVDRYFKVVHPHHKINYISTKQAAGIACFIWVVVISLRIPLLANKLLYNISFCRSFSNYEKPSLGIQLHYVVFILEFFLPLLLLVFCSMSIAWILRTRKMDKDKKGKRAVRTVLVIVGVFVLCFFPSIGTGLMALYLKKLGEKYCDAYTFTSQLFSTSIAFTYLNSALDPIIYCFSSSIFRNYLKRVVNRTGIMELQMSRRASMPSGSD; encoded by the coding sequence ATGACATCCAATAGCAGTTCACATCACTGCGGTAATTCAACTCAGGACCTGGTGGCAAATGTCCTTCCTCCTATACTCATCATTGAGCTGTTACTCGGCCTGCCTGGCAATGTCATGGCACTGTGTATCTTCGGCAAGAACTTTAGGACTTGGAGGGCAAATGTCATGTTCCTGTTCAACCTGGTTTTGTCTGACTTTCTGCTACTCATCAGCCTACCCTTCCGCATCGACAACTTCATGCGTGGCGAGAAATGGATATTTGGAGACGCCTGGTGTCGGATCAACCTGTTCATGCTGTCAGTCAACCGTTCAGCCAGCATTGCCTTCATGACCGCCGTGGCTGTTGACCGCTACTTTAAAGTGGTCCATCCACATCACAAAATCAACTACATAAGCACAAAACAAGCAGCCGGGATTGCCTGCTTCATCTGGGTTGTTGTGATATCCCTAAGAATCCCTTTGCTGGCCAACAAACTTCTGTACAACATCTCTTTTTGTAGGAGCTTTAGCAACTATGAGAAACCATCACTAGGTATCCAACTGCATTATGTCGTCTTTATCTTAGAGTTCTTTCTGCCTTTATTACTCCTGGTCTTCTGCTCCATGAGTATTGCATGGATCCTACGTACACGCAAGATGGACAAGGACAAGAAAGGGAAAAGGGCAGTTCGGACTGTTCTGGTGATCGTTGGGGTTTTTGTCCTTTGCTTCTTTCCCAGCATTGGCACAGGATTGATGGCACTCTATTTAAAAAAGCTTGGAGAAAAGTACTGTGATGCTTACACATTCACCAGTCAGTTGTTTTCTACATCCATAGCCTTCACTTATCTGAACAGTGCTCTGGACCCGATCATCTACTGCTTCTCCAGCTCTATCTTCCGAAATTATTTGAAACGTGTCGTCAACCGAACTGGAATCATGGAGCTACAGATGAGCCGACGTGCCAGTATGCCCAGTGGAAGTGACTGA